The following coding sequences lie in one Saccopteryx bilineata isolate mSacBil1 chromosome 5, mSacBil1_pri_phased_curated, whole genome shotgun sequence genomic window:
- the SUMO1 gene encoding small ubiquitin-related modifier 1, translating to MSDQEAKPSTEDLGDKKEGEYIKLKVIGQDSSEIHFKVKMTTHLKKLKESYCQRQGVPMNSLRFLFEGQRIADNHTPKELGMEEEDVIEVYQEQTGGHSTV from the exons GAGGCAAAACCTTCAACCGAGGACTTGGGGGATAAGAAGGAAGGAGAATACATTAAACTCAAAGTCATTGGACAa GATAGCAGTGAGATTCACTTCaaagtgaaaatgacaacacatctCAAGAAACTCAAAGAATCATACTGTCAAAGACAG gGAGTTCCAATGAATTCACTCAGGTTTCTCTTTGAAGGTCAGAGAATTGCTGATAATCACACTCCAAAAGAA CTGGGAATGGAAGAAGAAGATGTGATTGAAGTTTATCAGGAACAAACAGGGGGTCATTCAACGGTTtag